AGAAACTAGAGCTGATAGACCAATTCCCATGGCAACCACACCATAAATTTTACCGAAGAAACGGTTGAGGGCGGTATTATCCACCTGATTAATAATAAATGAATCGTTATTCATACTATTCTCCTTTAAATCATTTTATTGAAAACGAAAGACCTTACGATTTTTCCACTTGTGTTGTAAGGGCAGACTCCACTCTCTCACAGCCCAATACTTATCCACACATGTCACAATCCAGGATTCCTTGTAGCGAGGAGGAGCGATTGTCGCACCAAACATATGCTTCACAATGATGTCTTCTTCTAGTTTATTGAGTTGAATGAGTTTCTGAGCATTGCGTTTAGCAATTCTTGGATGAACCCAAGCATGGCTCTTGTTGAATTTGGTATTTCTCCAATCATAGAAGAATAAATCATGCAATAGACCACCACGAGCTGTTGACTTGGCATCCCAAC
This region of Streptococcus suis genomic DNA includes:
- a CDS encoding HD domain-containing protein translates to MVAYKQDKEYMHYVGHLIATPKVQKLGKIPHHYYSTRLEHSINVSYTSYKIAKKFGWDAKSTARGGLLHDLFFYDWRNTKFNKSHAWVHPRIAKRNAQKLIQLNKLEEDIIVKHMFGATIAPPRYKESWIVTCVDKYWAVREWSLPLQHKWKNRKVFRFQ